The Kineococcus endophyticus genome contains a region encoding:
- a CDS encoding DUF4394 domain-containing protein, producing the protein MRPRTAITAAAAAIALVGLGSTTASATAGGSDHGRSDAPRAVGLVDGTRLVTFSTATAGAVKTTGTLKGLSGDTKLVGIDARIQDKQVYGVGDRGGVYRLDVHAAQASKVLQLTVPLQGNAFGVDFNPVANALRIVSDNGQNLRQSFARTDAGYPATVADTSLTTPPAAGTTTGVTAAAYTNNDTDPATATTLFVIGTKDDVVAVQSPANSGTLAPTGKLGVDVSGSVGFDVTGTTGYLAVPGAKGSQLYRVSLLTGAATPVGTIEAKVTDLALRLS; encoded by the coding sequence GTGCGACCCCGTACCGCGATCACCGCCGCAGCCGCCGCCATCGCCCTCGTCGGCCTGGGCTCCACCACCGCCTCCGCCACCGCCGGCGGATCGGACCACGGGCGCAGCGACGCTCCCCGCGCCGTCGGCCTCGTCGACGGCACCCGCCTCGTCACGTTCTCCACCGCCACCGCCGGCGCCGTGAAGACGACGGGCACCCTGAAGGGCCTCAGCGGCGACACGAAGCTCGTCGGCATCGACGCCCGGATCCAGGACAAGCAGGTCTACGGCGTCGGCGACCGCGGCGGCGTCTACCGCCTCGACGTCCACGCCGCGCAGGCCAGCAAGGTGCTGCAGCTGACGGTCCCCCTGCAGGGCAACGCGTTCGGCGTCGACTTCAACCCCGTCGCCAACGCCCTGCGCATCGTCTCCGACAACGGCCAGAACCTGCGGCAGTCCTTCGCCCGCACCGACGCCGGGTACCCCGCCACCGTGGCCGACACGTCCCTGACGACGCCGCCCGCGGCCGGCACGACCACGGGCGTCACCGCCGCGGCCTACACGAACAACGACACCGACCCGGCCACGGCGACGACGCTGTTCGTCATCGGCACGAAGGACGACGTCGTCGCGGTGCAGTCCCCGGCGAACTCGGGCACGCTCGCGCCCACCGGGAAGCTCGGCGTCGACGTCTCCGGCAGCGTCGGCTTCGACGTCACCGGAACCACCGGGTACCTCGCGGTCCCCGGGGCGAAGGGCTCGCAGCTGTACCGGGTCTCGCTCCTGACGGGGGCGGCGACGCCGGTCGGGACGATCGAGGCGAAGGTCACCGACCTGGCGCTGCGCCTGTCCTGA